The Clostridium cylindrosporum DSM 605 genome has a window encoding:
- the pepV gene encoding dipeptidase PepV gives MNLEKTIDVLREEIIKSTRELIAIESIESSPKDNMPFGENIQKALDYALNLSRKMGFKVVNLDNYIGYAEFGEGDEYIAILGHLDVVPEGEGWIGSPYSGDLIDGKIYGRGALDDKGPTIAALYALKAIKDSNIKINKRVRIIFGTNEETGCTDIPYYLEREKPPIMGFTPDADFPVIHGEKGLLIFDVMKEVLDRQTSSFKVVYIKGGTRENMVPDYCESEILTEEKSKFIDIFKRFIDDTYFDMKFEETDMGFIIKSYGVSAHGSTPHLGKNAIMQLVNLLALLNLNGSLGEFISFLNNKISFSTKGEGLEINLHDEVSGSLSMNLGIIDVKMERCLVSLDVRHPVTFKLEDVMKPLKKNLIKEGMKIQNLTYNDPLYFDVDHPLVKSLQDVYCKITGEDVGPITIGGGTYAKEMPNTVAFGPSFPGNEDVAHKPNEYISVEDLITCCKIYSNAILKLSE, from the coding sequence GTGAATTTAGAAAAGACAATTGATGTATTAAGAGAAGAGATAATAAAATCTACAAGGGAATTAATAGCTATAGAAAGTATTGAATCATCTCCAAAGGATAATATGCCATTTGGAGAAAACATACAAAAAGCTTTAGATTATGCACTTAATTTATCAAGAAAAATGGGCTTTAAAGTTGTTAATCTTGATAACTATATAGGTTATGCGGAATTTGGAGAAGGCGATGAATATATTGCTATTCTTGGTCATCTAGATGTTGTACCAGAGGGAGAAGGATGGATAGGAAGTCCATATTCAGGAGATTTAATAGATGGAAAGATTTATGGTCGAGGTGCACTTGATGATAAGGGACCTACTATTGCAGCTCTTTATGCTCTAAAGGCTATTAAAGACTCAAATATAAAAATAAATAAAAGAGTAAGAATTATTTTTGGGACGAATGAAGAAACCGGTTGTACAGATATTCCATATTACTTAGAGAGAGAAAAGCCTCCTATAATGGGATTTACTCCTGATGCAGATTTTCCTGTTATACATGGTGAAAAGGGATTACTTATTTTCGATGTAATGAAAGAAGTATTAGATAGGCAAACTTCAAGCTTTAAGGTAGTATATATTAAAGGTGGAACAAGGGAGAATATGGTTCCAGATTACTGCGAATCAGAAATCCTAACAGAGGAGAAAAGTAAATTTATAGATATCTTTAAAAGATTTATAGATGATACATATTTTGATATGAAATTTGAAGAAACAGATATGGGATTTATAATAAAAAGTTATGGAGTATCAGCACATGGAAGTACGCCTCATCTTGGGAAAAATGCTATTATGCAGCTTGTTAATCTTTTAGCATTACTTAATTTAAACGGAAGCTTAGGAGAATTTATAAGTTTTCTTAATAATAAAATTAGTTTTTCAACAAAGGGTGAAGGCCTTGAAATAAATCTTCATGATGAGGTTTCAGGAAGTCTTTCCATGAATCTTGGAATAATTGACGTTAAAATGGAAAGATGTCTGGTTTCTCTTGATGTTAGACATCCTGTTACATTTAAACTTGAAGATGTTATGAAGCCTCTAAAGAAAAATTTAATAAAAGAAGGTATGAAAATTCAAAACCTTACATATAACGATCCATTATACTTTGATGTAGACCATCCATTAGTAAAGTCACTACAGGATGTATATTGTAAAATTACAGGAGAAGATGTAGGACCAATAACCATTGGGGGTGGGACATATGCAAAGGAGATGCCAAATACAGTAGCATTTGGTCCTAGTTTCCCTGGAAATGAAGATGTGGCTCATAAACCAAATGAGTATATATCAGTTGAAGACCTAATAACATGCTGTAAGATATATTCCAATGCTATATTAAAGCTCTCAGAATAA
- a CDS encoding nitroreductase family protein: MDFLTLLKSRHSVKSFKDQDVPKEKIQSILESVTLCPSYRNLQSFKVLLITDSNVKGMIEAIIPEDNRGKKGFVEAPFSVVVVADAGASEDQRENKYYMFDGAIVMYNILLAATNEELGSCWIEVENEDELKNALDIPKKYKVIGISPIGYAEDPTGDNGNTDLIDKKSIEEVSYENVWKNELSYF, translated from the coding sequence TTGGATTTTTTAACTCTACTAAAATCAAGACATAGTGTAAAATCTTTTAAGGATCAGGATGTTCCAAAGGAAAAAATACAAAGTATATTAGAAAGTGTTACTTTATGCCCATCTTATAGGAATCTTCAAAGCTTTAAGGTACTATTAATTACTGATAGTAATGTTAAAGGTATGATAGAAGCAATTATTCCAGAGGATAATAGAGGGAAAAAGGGGTTTGTAGAAGCGCCTTTTTCAGTAGTTGTTGTAGCAGATGCAGGAGCTTCTGAAGATCAGAGAGAAAACAAATATTATATGTTTGACGGAGCTATTGTAATGTATAACATTCTACTTGCAGCTACTAATGAAGAACTTGGTTCATGCTGGATTGAGGTTGAAAATGAGGATGAACTTAAAAATGCATTAGATATTCCTAAGAAGTATAAGGTTATAGGGATATCTCCTATAGGTTATGCTGAAGATCCTACTGGGGATAATGGAAATACTGATTTAATAGATAAAAAGAGCATAGAAGAAGTTTCCTATGAAAATGTATGGAAAAATGAACTAAGTTATTTTTAA
- the murJ gene encoding murein biosynthesis integral membrane protein MurJ: MVANQGKEENIKRATIIVMLTLFISRLLGFVREVIVASVYGASVQTDAFFAAFTIPDVMFNLLIAGALSSGFMPVFTSYLARGEEKEAWKSANSFITISMIFIIIFNILGMTFARYLVPFVAPGMVKTPAGFELTVNLTQIMFTAVTFTVLAGLLRGILNSYKVFTSPAIGPVLYNVGMILGAMVLGATSLGIYGMTIGVILGAVMNFLVQVPDFRRVGGAKYLKLSLDFKDPGFRRMITLMVPAIIGLSVSQLNIVINQSIASLVGDGYISLVRYANRVMLLPLGIFAMGIATTLFPVMNTQIARKEYEGFKDTFSEGFRTIMFITIPAAVGMIVLSEPVIRVLYKSGSFTESDVKITGVILACYSLGLIGQSGVQIITRGFYAIQDTKTPVKVAAITVAVNAILSAGLTFLTPLGIAGVSLAYSISSMINMYLLYRGLKMKTKGLRTKEIVKSSTKASIASFIMGGAVLIIARTMESIVGVETKLDEVIAVGSAMIIGIPLYFYIAYKFKMSEMDFFLAKIKNKIKKSK; this comes from the coding sequence ATGGTAGCGAACCAAGGAAAAGAGGAAAATATAAAAAGGGCCACAATTATAGTTATGCTAACCCTTTTTATAAGTAGATTATTAGGTTTTGTAAGAGAAGTAATTGTTGCAAGTGTATATGGGGCTTCAGTTCAAACAGATGCTTTTTTTGCAGCTTTTACTATACCAGATGTAATGTTTAACCTACTTATAGCAGGTGCACTAAGTTCAGGATTTATGCCTGTATTTACTTCTTATTTAGCTAGAGGAGAAGAAAAAGAAGCATGGAAGTCTGCAAATTCATTTATAACTATTTCTATGATATTTATAATCATTTTTAATATTCTTGGAATGACATTTGCAAGATACTTGGTACCTTTTGTAGCTCCAGGTATGGTTAAAACACCAGCTGGATTTGAATTAACAGTAAATCTTACTCAAATAATGTTTACTGCTGTTACATTTACAGTATTAGCAGGTCTTCTTAGAGGAATACTTAATTCATATAAAGTATTTACATCTCCAGCTATTGGTCCTGTTTTATATAATGTAGGAATGATACTTGGAGCAATGGTACTTGGAGCAACATCACTTGGAATATATGGAATGACAATAGGTGTTATATTAGGTGCGGTGATGAACTTTTTAGTTCAGGTACCTGATTTTAGAAGAGTTGGAGGAGCTAAATACTTAAAGTTATCCTTAGATTTTAAAGACCCTGGTTTTAGAAGAATGATTACACTTATGGTTCCTGCAATTATTGGGCTTTCAGTAAGTCAGCTTAATATTGTAATAAACCAAAGTATTGCATCATTAGTAGGTGATGGATATATATCCCTAGTAAGATATGCAAATAGAGTAATGCTTCTTCCACTTGGGATATTTGCTATGGGGATTGCAACTACATTGTTTCCAGTAATGAATACCCAAATTGCAAGAAAAGAATATGAAGGCTTTAAAGATACTTTCTCTGAGGGGTTTAGAACAATAATGTTTATAACAATACCTGCAGCTGTTGGTATGATAGTTTTAAGTGAGCCTGTAATTCGTGTACTATATAAATCCGGTTCATTTACAGAATCAGACGTTAAAATAACTGGTGTTATTCTCGCATGTTATAGTTTAGGACTTATAGGACAATCTGGAGTTCAAATTATAACAAGGGGATTCTATGCTATTCAAGATACAAAAACTCCGGTTAAGGTTGCTGCTATAACTGTTGCTGTAAATGCTATTTTAAGTGCTGGATTAACATTTTTAACCCCACTTGGCATTGCTGGAGTTTCACTTGCGTATTCGATTTCAAGTATGATAAATATGTATCTTCTATATAGGGGACTTAAGATGAAAACAAAGGGCCTTAGAACAAAGGAAATTGTAAAATCTTCAACTAAGGCATCTATAGCATCCTTTATTATGGGAGGAGCAGTTCTTATTATAGCTAGAACTATGGAAAGTATTGTAGGGGTAGAAACTAAACTTGACGAAGTAATTGCCGTAGGTTCAGCAATGATTATAGGAATACCACTATACTTTTATATTGCTTATAAATTTAAAATGTCAGAAATGGACTTTTTCTTAGCAAAAATTAAAAATAAGATAAAGAAGTCTAAATAA
- a CDS encoding WecB/TagA/CpsF family glycosyltransferase, whose product MKNEKYLGVEVSTYSMDEILLKLDNVILENKKTFIVAINPEKIMKAQDDNSLLELINSADLKIPDGSGVVLASRLSNGNIKSRVTGIDLMKNICIGASKKKYKIFLLGAKPEVARRASEKLKEEINDIQIVGVQDGYFKDEEKVINEINDSGANILFVALGSPMQEKWITKNMDRLNCNIFMGVGGSFDVICGDINRAPVWMQKCGSEWVYRLIKEPRRISRVKVLPMFILKTLSRRD is encoded by the coding sequence ATGAAAAATGAGAAGTATTTAGGGGTAGAAGTTTCGACTTATAGTATGGATGAGATTCTACTAAAACTAGATAATGTAATATTAGAAAATAAAAAGACCTTTATAGTTGCAATAAACCCTGAAAAAATAATGAAAGCTCAAGATGATAATAGTCTTTTGGAGCTTATTAATAGTGCGGATTTAAAAATTCCAGATGGATCAGGTGTGGTTCTTGCATCGAGGCTAAGTAATGGAAACATTAAAAGTAGGGTTACAGGAATAGACCTTATGAAAAATATCTGTATAGGTGCATCTAAAAAGAAATATAAAATATTTTTACTTGGGGCAAAACCAGAGGTTGCTAGAAGAGCCTCTGAAAAGCTAAAAGAAGAAATAAATGATATTCAAATAGTTGGTGTACAGGATGGATATTTTAAGGATGAGGAAAAAGTTATAAATGAGATAAACGATTCAGGGGCTAATATTTTATTTGTAGCTCTTGGAAGTCCTATGCAGGAAAAGTGGATTACAAAAAATATGGATAGGTTAAATTGTAATATTTTCATGGGTGTCGGAGGAAGTTTTGACGTTATTTGTGGGGATATTAATAGGGCACCTGTTTGGATGCAAAAGTGCGGAAGTGAGTGGGTATATAGATTGATTAAGGAACCTAGAAGAATAAGTAGGGTAAAAGTTCTACCGATGTTTATATTAAAAACTTTATCTAGGAGGGATTAG
- a CDS encoding glycosyltransferase family 4 protein has translation MIILHMISGGESGGSKKHLLSLANEMKERKSKNIILCFIEGELYKEAKAMGLKTYLVKQEKRFDLSIVSKIKSICKSEGVDIINSHGGRANFICYFLKKFLKVKYVTTIHSDYESDYKGNTYKTLIYTNINKIALKSFNNYIAVSENFKKLLIKRGFRENRIFTVYNGIDTKETISTLDYNEIIDKYSLKIFKRYIVMVARLHPIKGHRDFLNACELIYEQIKDTGIILVGDGSLKEELVNLIQSYKIKNNIMFVGFKEPGDFFRLAEFTVLTSYSESFPLVILESGLYGKCVVASNVGGIPEIIKSMENGLLTIPGSINDIAEKLTLLLENSSFSKEFGDRLREDVLNKFSIKALADSYEEIWNNILMGE, from the coding sequence ATGATTATTCTTCATATGATAAGCGGAGGAGAGTCCGGTGGTTCAAAGAAACATCTTTTATCATTAGCTAATGAGATGAAGGAGAGAAAAAGTAAAAACATTATACTTTGTTTTATAGAGGGAGAATTATATAAAGAAGCTAAAGCTATGGGACTTAAAACTTACCTTGTTAAACAAGAAAAGAGGTTTGATTTATCTATTGTAAGTAAAATAAAAAGTATATGTAAAAGTGAAGGTGTAGATATTATTAATTCCCATGGAGGTAGAGCCAACTTTATATGTTATTTTCTAAAAAAATTCTTAAAGGTAAAATACGTTACTACTATACATAGTGATTATGAAAGTGATTATAAGGGAAATACATACAAAACACTTATATATACAAATATAAATAAAATAGCATTAAAATCATTTAATAACTATATTGCTGTTTCAGAAAATTTTAAAAAGCTACTAATAAAAAGAGGTTTTAGAGAAAATAGGATATTTACAGTTTATAATGGTATAGACACAAAAGAGACAATTTCTACTTTGGATTATAATGAGATTATAGATAAGTACTCTTTAAAAATATTTAAAAGATACATAGTAATGGTAGCAAGACTACATCCTATAAAGGGACATAGGGATTTTTTAAATGCATGTGAATTAATTTATGAACAAATAAAAGATACTGGCATAATATTGGTTGGAGATGGAAGTTTAAAAGAAGAATTAGTAAATCTTATACAAAGTTATAAAATAAAAAATAATATAATGTTTGTAGGATTTAAGGAACCAGGTGATTTTTTTAGGTTAGCTGAATTCACTGTACTCACCTCATATTCAGAAAGCTTTCCACTTGTTATACTAGAGTCAGGTTTATACGGTAAATGCGTAGTTGCCTCAAATGTAGGTGGCATACCTGAGATTATAAAGTCTATGGAAAATGGGCTTTTAACTATTCCAGGTAGTATAAATGATATAGCTGAAAAGTTAACTTTACTATTAGAAAATAGTAGTTTTTCAAAGGAATTTGGAGATAGACTTCGTGAAGATGTATTAAATAAGTTTTCAATTAAAGCTCTTGCAGATTCCTATGAAGAAATATGGAATAATATCTTAATGGGGGAATAG